A window of Chaetodon trifascialis isolate fChaTrf1 chromosome 3, fChaTrf1.hap1, whole genome shotgun sequence genomic DNA:
TCCTAGAGAGCTAAATTATCTTTAGCACATCCACTGACTGACAAAAGTTTGCCCCATTGCATCCTATGGACAGACATTCTTTTGATACTACATATTACATGTTTTGTGGTGTTCGGACGTGTCCAACGATGAGTTTGAAGTGACATTCAGTGTCTTACTGTATTTAGTAATGCATGCACATTTGTTTTGCTAAACGTTTGATCAAACTTCAACAAAGAATTTGAAAATACACAAGAAACCAACAGAATGATTTTCATCACCAGCATTTTGACTGTTGTGTAAGCATGTTAAGATTTGCATTTGATGTCATTGCTTCAAGTTGTGAGATGGCGTTAgaaacacctgtgcttttcttgctaTGACATCAATTTGTCATCACCCTCATCTCCCTGGGTTTCATCCAAGTTTTTCAGGGCTGCAATCAGAGCTGCCAAGCTTCTGCAGATGAGGGAGATTTGCTCAGCTTGgacaccacagctgcagctgcagaataGGTGTCACCTGTGATGGGCAGAATCAGGCACTGGACATACATTAACATCTGGCCTTTTTGTCCataagtgtgtgtttcagcaaaAAATACTGAACATATCAGGAAAGCAGTCTTTCAGGCAGGTCTTTAGGCCTGATGGATGGACATCTACCATGGTATTGAATTTCATGTCATTGTTCCGAACATGCTTGACCATTTGTAACCACTGTTTGCAAAATCAATCCCATAAATTAAGCAGCAACACAAGTATGGAAGACCATAGAGgacaatattaaaatgataatgtaaacttaaactgaaaatgcaaattaaattaTTGCAtcttcattttaatatttactcAAATAAATACTTGCTGTATTTacttattgtatttatttacttaaataaatacaataaatacttaAATGGAAATTATGTCACTATTGTGGAATTACATTGTGAAATTTTGTCCCCTTTGGACCTCCATCTTGTtcactgcacacattttctccagtcatagcagggaaagcacaggtgtaattaataacactGATGATTAAATTCCTTTAAGTGGAGTAAGTTCTTCCAGTGAGCCAACACAATACCGTGATCTCTATTTGTAATGCTGCCACCATTAATGTAATGAAAAGACCTGTGCCTTTTCTGCTGTGACACATCAatatgtctgctgtgaaaaaggtccaGTGTGGTCTCTTTGTGGCCTCTCTCACTAATCCTAATGCATTTCAAGATGTTAACAGTATTAGGACAAATAAGTGATATAATAACACATCTGAGGATAATGAATCAACGACTATCACAAATTACCACAATTTATGTCTGTGCTAACCCTCATTTAAGTTCATGTTTCCTAAATTTGGGAAACATGAACATAAATAATTGAATACAGCACATTCCAAACCTATGGCCACAAGTGTAACAGAGAAGCTGCTTTTTGTAATGTGCAATGTACAATTTTGCAACTTAAAGGTTTACTGTGCAggattttcctttaaaatatatatatatatacacacacacacacacacacacacacacacacacacacacacacacaaaagaagtAATCCCTCTCAATTAACACTTATGACCCACTAGAAGTGTGTGTGACGGTGTATTTATGTGTGGAGGTCCTGCCCTCTAActgtattttcttcttattttgctgtggttGGGCATTTCTCTGCTGCAACCTTAAGGCAGTGGATGTGGTGAAGGAGCAACCAGCCAACAATGGTCTGTGTCTAAAGCTTGTGACACAAAAATAATTAGCTAGTCATTGTAATTACATTATCATCATGACATATCTGTGCTAATATACCTACACTCGCTGGCTAATTAGAGGCAGTAATTGCAACTATTACCATAGCTGTTTGTTCATATACACAAACAATCCCATTAACACACAATAAACAGATTACACATCTATGCGGTGTCTGTTAGATATCTCAACAGTCATATTCCCACAGGTAGTCAAGTACATCTGTCTTGAGTCGCTGCCTctggtgtgtatgtgctgctgctggtggtccACTGGGCTGTGTGGTCAGGAGCATGTGCTTCTGGTGGCACTGAACCATGGAGTCAGGTTTGAATGTTGTGGTTATTAACAGTAACCAACAAGTCCTGCATAGGAAATTCTTTGATGGCATTGAAGACAAATGCAAGTTAgactttcacattttaaaacagcaaatttatttgtctttaaaaaataaaaaaatcaactaaaAAGTTTTACTATTTCATTGTCACTAATAGAAACAGTACGGAAGCACTGAGTCTTTGAGCACTTTAACCGCTCTTCAAGTATGTTAATTAAATTCATAGATTATTTTTCTGCAGTGGAAAAACCACCAGGATAGCAGGATCCATTTGGCCCAGAGGGCAGGGCCGCAACTCCAAATAAAAGTTCTTGATAGTAATATCCTGGTTGTGGCAAAACCAGTGTTATTGACTTCACACGTCCAAAAGAAACAAGTCAAGAGCCCACTACTGTTTGATCCAGTGACAAGTCTGTTTCCAGAGCAATTCAGCTGATGTGCAAGCACCCCATTCTTCAGAGTGTagtgagcaggaagaggaagagttgGTCACACAAGCTGAAACGTCAAAAGGTTGATTAAAggggaaagaaagaacagaCTGAAAAACCAGAATGGCAAGaccagaagagagagagaacttccaAGAAAGAGAATGTGGACAACTAAATCAGCAGAACACTGTCGGCTCATTACagttaaaagaaaataaaacgcCATCAATCAGTTGtattaaaaacagcagtgacTTCAAAACAATACCACTTAAATCAGCTCAAAAGTAATAAAACTCTGAATTACAAATTTTCATCTGTGGGGaaacaatgcaaagttttccaCATGTAAACAAATTCACTCAGAAGAGAGAAATCAAGTGTGCAGTTCTCTCAGCCCCTCCTTCAACTACGCCCCACTCGCCCTTTTACAGCATCTCTTTGTGCCACAATTGCACCAATGATAGCAACACCAACCATCCAGCCCTTCCTCTGTCTTACTCTCCGTTTCATTCTcctcaaaacacatttcagaaagtGATAAAGTAACAGATCTCTGATGCAATCCTCCTGAGTGTTTTGAGAAGCAGCTAAAGAGAAAGAAACGGCGGGACTATTGAAATTCAGCTTTCTGCATGAGTCGACGTCCTCCCTTTACACATCAGCCCGGGAaccctctgtctcttcatcacttcaatACACCTCTCCAAGCTGGTCATCTGGGGTGCAGAAGAAAGTGATGCAGATACTCTGAAATAGCGTCCCAGTGCCTCCAGAGGAAGGCCAGGATGATTACGAGGAGCAGTGTGGTAAGAGTGCGGCTGCGTGTTTTCATCAAGGGGACGACACAGTTGGCCACCGTGGACACAAACACCAAAAGGACTGCCATTACAGCTAGCAACACATTGATTAGTTTTCCAAGAAGGGTCCGTGCTGTGGCATTCTCCAAACCTTCAAGCTgtacaacctgctgctgctgctgttgcagctCCATCTTGGAGATCCGTGTCTGACATGCCTCCAGCGCCTCCTACGGGTCGGAGACAAAACTGTCGGTGAAACAGCTCTGATGACAAAGCAGGAACATTTTGTTCGTTTTGGTAAAGCCTACCTGAATGTCTCTCGCTCGTTCATATGACTGGTAGGCAATCTTCTCCTCCATGCTGGCTAGTTCCTGTTTCAAGTTCAGAATTTCATTCTGGTGGAGTTCTGTCAAGTCGTTGAGCTGTTCTTCTAAACGTTCACACCTGCAAAATAGCGACAACAACAGAACATCACAAACCAGACACGTCCTTCGCACCCATACAGAACTACCCTACTACAGGATGCAGGACAAGACTCGATACCTGTATCGCTCCTCTTGCAGGGCCTCCATGATCATCGTATAGTCCCGCTGATAGTGGGCTTTCAAGTTCTCGAAGGACTCCTCCAGTCGACCTTGGTTTTCCCGGAGCTCTTGGATCTCATGAAGTATAGCATCGAAGCCTGAGGCCTGGGCATGATCAAGGGTATTGCCCTTCGAGCTAGGGGGTCCTCCGGGGGCTCCCGTTGTGCTGTTGGCTCCTGCAGATCCAGACGTAGCACTAGAACAGTCGTCATCACTGCCATACTTTGGGCTGGACTGCAACTGTCCCGTACCAAGGGCCCTCGTTCCCCCAGGACCAACACCCTCATCTCCCTGGGTTTCATCCAAGGAGTCTTTCAGGGCTGCAATGTTATCAGCACTACCAAACTTGTTGCGGATGAGGGAGGCGATTTCTCTCGGTTTTGACACgacagctccagcagcagagtgagtgGCTTGAGAGAAACTGGAGAAACCACCTGTAACCTGTCATGAGCGAGATCAGGTCAAAACTCAGGCTGCATCAAGTTGCTATTGCAATATAAATACTATGGCTAAATATCTGGCTTAACCAAGGTCAACTGTTGCAACAGGCAGATGATGTCACAATAAAGTGTACTCAGTTAGGTGGGGACTATTGTAATGTTGATGTGCAATCAATATTCAGCTGGCAGTACGCCGATTTAAAAGGCCTGGCAAACAAATCTATTTCAACTAATTTGAACTTGGGGACAGAAAGCACATACAGCAATAGCAAAATAACATGCAACAGCTGCAAGAAGGACATATATCCATACAAATGAACATACTGTGGGAGTCACTTGTTATATAAGTGTATGTCTTTCTATCTCTTAGCACTAGGTGTGATGTGATATGAGCACTAGGCCTcaaatgtgatgtgtgtggAAACTGCTGGATGCTGTCAGGTGCTGAAGTTCCTGCTGAACAAGGTGAGCACAGTGGCACCGTTATGATATTTGAAACATTACCATCAATAAAAATCCTGTTGGTTCATCAGAGTATAATAGACACTTTATATATGCCAGATATACTACTGTAAAACAGCATTAGCTGACTGCAGTGTAAAGAGGCTTCACTGTGTGTCaatatggggaaaaaaaatcactattATTTATGAGCCACCACAGGATCGATCCTGAGACTCTGAacatctttgtcttttctctgaaaaAATTACAAGCGTAACAACATGAAGCATTTCCTATCCAAAGCCATGTTTTattcaataaaataacattaagCCCTTTGAAAGTGGGTTTTGGCAACAAAAGAACATGGAAGGCATCAGGAAAGCACACACCTTGGCTCCAACATCTTTCAGGCCCTGGTGCATGTCTCGGAAAACATCTTTGGGCTGCCGAGGGATGCCGTTGTGCTCCACCTCCCGAAGCTTGCGGTGGTAAtgctccagcttcctctgcagctgctggataGTCTGAGCTGACTTTTGGTTTTTCTTCTCAAACACCTGTTTGATGCGtgcactctgctgtttgtctgcattgTTAGCGAGTTTCAGGTATTCAGCCACGTTGTCGTCACGTGCGGTTTGTTCGATTTTGATTTGCTCTGTGAGCTTGAGGATCTTCTGCTGTAGTTGGGCAATGGCCTG
This region includes:
- the tmcc1b gene encoding transmembrane and coiled-coil domains protein 1b isoform X1, whose protein sequence is MDQGSSEQSPEEPDAGGRAEPEVGRRASESEHGLSKITHNALENMGALGHGLKHFFQPQRRRSSVSPHDSVSSCTGAPPSEPADIGSEVGEAPASSALPLDSDNLAASAPPAALSRVLQQIRGAPPMMKRGTSLQSRRSKVGGTGDPPQKGSPQIHRRSTHEALLQAGRPRSSSTTDTPSSPALADMLLTSGYHSTEEPDKLDRYDGSGPAVSPNALPYGADGYDVVDSTPDPQRTKQAIAQLQQKILKLTEQIKIEQTARDDNVAEYLKLANNADKQQSARIKQVFEKKNQKSAQTIQQLQRKLEHYHRKLREVEHNGIPRQPKDVFRDMHQGLKDVGAKVTGGFSSFSQATHSAAGAVVSKPREIASLIRNKFGSADNIAALKDSLDETQGDEGVGPGGTRALGTGQLQSSPKYGSDDDCSSATSGSAGANSTTGAPGGPPSSKGNTLDHAQASGFDAILHEIQELRENQGRLEESFENLKAHYQRDYTMIMEALQEERYRCERLEEQLNDLTELHQNEILNLKQELASMEEKIAYQSYERARDIQEALEACQTRISKMELQQQQQQVVQLEGLENATARTLLGKLINVLLAVMAVLLVFVSTVANCVVPLMKTRSRTLTTLLLVIILAFLWRHWDAISEYLHHFLLHPR
- the tmcc1b gene encoding transmembrane and coiled-coil domains protein 1b isoform X2 codes for the protein MITFEALSRVLQQIRGAPPMMKRGTSLQSRRSKVGGTGDPPQKGSPQIHRRSTHEALLQAGRPRSSSTTDTPSSPALADMLLTSGYHSTEEPDKLDRYDGSGPAVSPNALPYGADGYDVVDSTPDPQRTKQAIAQLQQKILKLTEQIKIEQTARDDNVAEYLKLANNADKQQSARIKQVFEKKNQKSAQTIQQLQRKLEHYHRKLREVEHNGIPRQPKDVFRDMHQGLKDVGAKVTGGFSSFSQATHSAAGAVVSKPREIASLIRNKFGSADNIAALKDSLDETQGDEGVGPGGTRALGTGQLQSSPKYGSDDDCSSATSGSAGANSTTGAPGGPPSSKGNTLDHAQASGFDAILHEIQELRENQGRLEESFENLKAHYQRDYTMIMEALQEERYRCERLEEQLNDLTELHQNEILNLKQELASMEEKIAYQSYERARDIQEALEACQTRISKMELQQQQQQVVQLEGLENATARTLLGKLINVLLAVMAVLLVFVSTVANCVVPLMKTRSRTLTTLLLVIILAFLWRHWDAISEYLHHFLLHPR
- the tmcc1b gene encoding transmembrane and coiled-coil domains protein 1b isoform X3, encoding MMKRGTSLQSRRSKVGGTGDPPQKGSPQIHRRSTHEALLQAGRPRSSSTTDTPSSPALADMLLTSGYHSTEEPDKLDRYDGSGPAVSPNALPYGADGYDVVDSTPDPQRTKQAIAQLQQKILKLTEQIKIEQTARDDNVAEYLKLANNADKQQSARIKQVFEKKNQKSAQTIQQLQRKLEHYHRKLREVEHNGIPRQPKDVFRDMHQGLKDVGAKVTGGFSSFSQATHSAAGAVVSKPREIASLIRNKFGSADNIAALKDSLDETQGDEGVGPGGTRALGTGQLQSSPKYGSDDDCSSATSGSAGANSTTGAPGGPPSSKGNTLDHAQASGFDAILHEIQELRENQGRLEESFENLKAHYQRDYTMIMEALQEERYRCERLEEQLNDLTELHQNEILNLKQELASMEEKIAYQSYERARDIQEALEACQTRISKMELQQQQQQVVQLEGLENATARTLLGKLINVLLAVMAVLLVFVSTVANCVVPLMKTRSRTLTTLLLVIILAFLWRHWDAISEYLHHFLLHPR